tttttaacttcatcTTCTTTAGTTGCCATTTTCTTTccttaaaaaagaaattattaaacactaattattaaactgttgaactattttttttttaatctattttaattatcatggGGGTTGACACGCTCATTACAGACAaacgaagttttttttttatacaaaaagtTAACCATTATACTGAATGTAaagttatcaataaaataaaaaaattaaaattgatattacttaccaattaattgatgataattattcagtaatttaatttgaatattttttattttttaaccacGATTTAATTAGATTTACGAGTGTAAATGTAAAATGATAGACGATGAAAAGCGTTAAGCGACCATCATCGATCTAAATCCACGGCAAAAAGAACGGGAGCAGGCGATAAGGGGAAACAAAAAGGGATAATATTATAGAAGGGGTAAGAAACCCTTTTTGTtggtatgaaaaatattttttaaattcatctagGGGCTTTGTTTATTTCCCCATTTATTCCCACGCTATTTTGGAACCACAAAAAATATGtggctattattattattattattacgcaAGAGAGAGAATACAAGagtaaagagaaaaataaaaatatttatgttattgtcaaattgtttataaacaaaattataattattatattataattatttctttaaaattgataatgattttttttttcatcagagGAAACTTATAGCAACATGTGTGCTCTCTGTGAAAAACCAGAAGTTTGTGATTATCCTGATAAATATTCTGGCTATGAAGGAGCCTTAAAATGTCTAACACAAAATGGAGGCaagcaaaaattaaaaatatattttacatttttatttttccatcttgaaattatattaaaattattattgtattaattttttatttgtaggtGATATTGCATGGACAAAAGTTCTCTATGTTAAACGTTACTTTGGTTTACCAATTGGCAAAACAACAGTATCACCATCAGTTGAAAAAGCAAGTGATTACATGTACTTTTGTCCTGATGGCaccaaaatatcaattgatgcAACAACAAAACCATGCACATGGGCTGCTAGACCATGGCAGGGCTACATGGCAAATGGACAAATTAAAGATGTCGATGCTGTTCAAaaggttaaataaatatttaataatattaaacatattTAATGATATGATAGACGTGATatttaacatgataaattaattatattaggAACTGTCAGAACTTGGTGTTAttggtgaaaataaaataaaacttggaTCAGCATATgctaaatcaaattttattgcagCTAAAATTTCAGCTTTACATTTTCTAACATCTGCATCTGTAAATACACCATTTGAGTAGTCAGCAACTTTTTGTgtctgaagaaaaaaattaaaattaattaaaatcatcaaaaatttaattattgtttttttctttttgcttaaataatattacttaCTGTTGGAATAATATATGTAATCGAGTCTCTCTTTATTGCAATCCATATTGCAGCCAGTGCAATGAGttgtaaattatcaacagTATCTTTAATAATTCTTACAACATCCTCAAAAATACGTACAGCTATGTACAATGTACTTGACGAGTACGAGTGCATtgtctatgaaaaaaaaaaaaaaatgataatatttaaaattaataaaacaaaccaacaagaaaataaataaataataattttttaccattgttattatgataaatgaaataattgtttgacgttctttaaatgttatattgagtttgtttaaatttttaaatctcaattgacgtttttcttcaacttcatgataatatttgatgatgtcTATGATGTTTATTGCATCAGGTAATTTCATTGAATCaacttgtttaaatatatcgaTAAGCCATTctcttatttttatcttgattttattatcaacgaCAGTCTTCAATTCGATGTAATTCCTTGTGACAAAATTACTTATTCTAGCAATCATTGGATGACTTAGCCATATATTTGCAGCTACTTGAATTGATGccatttgttgtaaatttgtgtccagtttaaattttatatccatgattttttttttgtttattaatttgaaacaatttataaaaaaaaattattattattataacctcAACTAATCACTGGGTTTTTCACACGTGTGTCACttcaatatatgtatattgttttgCAATTAGCAATGATCATGAAGACTAGCCTAGAGTTCTCCAGAGTTCCCAATCATGAATCAAACAGATATGCATCAGCCATAAAGTGGCGTTGAACATTTATACAATACGATAAACAACGATAAATCACGATAATTGCGAATTACGATTGCCAATTGCGAATtgcgatatatatataaaactggaaaaaattggaaatacactttaataaaattcaaaaatatgaaatactaaaaaactaattcacaaaaaattatttcaaacttacgcaaaataattaattaattttcgtttattaaattcttcaacttttttttcaacattaatattaattatttattcaattatttgtcatttggTTTTTTGTGGATATGAATGCACTTAGATTCAAACCAACATATAGGTTTTGAATATTTCAAGCAATTTTAAGTTTGCCAGTTGGCTCTCCAGCCAGCAACAGGTACATGATTATAACTTTATGTTtccaatctaaaaaaatatgtaattttacattatttatcaatttttaaatctcaaAACATTTACTAATTACAACCACTTACCACTTTTTTGCACCACGATTCAAAgtctatatttattatactatcAAAATGCTTTATTGTCTACATtgccaaattatttttgcGTTGCGTATAGTACAATTTGTACAAAggtatcgaaaaaaataaacttaaattttagtttgttaatacacattaaaatacatattattagaTATTAATTGACAATCTAATGGTTAAAattctattatttaataaaagaattgCCTGTGATATGTTGAGTCAGAACAGCTCCACCGCAGTTACAGATACAAATGCTTTTATATTTGTAGATAAACAAAGTGTAATTGTAGCATAGTAAAGTTTAACTCAATAAATCAAGTCCCATTGCAAGATCAATAAATGCTTATAAAcacaaacattttattaataaaaatttaacaaaatttttttttatttaatataacatGAACACAAATATTTATGGCATACATAGTATTtcttagtaaaaaaaaaaaacattattatatctatTAATTAGAGAAATATCTGAGtcaataatagtaaaaaaaataaaatacaaaaattattaaggtaaattattgttgtgttttttttttgtattttattgtttctttaatttcaacaatttcttcagatgaaaattgaaaataagacAATATTTGATTGATATGTTTTGGATCttcttcaatatatttttcaagatacGCTTTGAAATCAAAATTTCTGATGAGCTTTTGTTTCAATTGTTCTTGATAACTACGATCAAGATCAAGAACTAAGAATAATGATCCAATAGGCTTTTCAAAACGAGTTCCATATATTCCTAACATACGAAAcaaaattgcaataataacaatgtccACTGTCCAATATTTCTTAAATCGTCTTATTTGAACATGATCATTATCAAAACGccaatttaaaactttattaaaGTCTTTAAACTGCTTGAAGATTAATAATGTATAACAAACTTCTTTTGATTGTAATAATTCTTTATATAATTTCCTTTCTTCATCATTTTGAAGTACATTTTTCAGATAAAGATTAACAACATCATATTTTTGGTCGTCAATTAATGAGTCGCGATGCTTTTCGAAGCCTTTACAAAGTTTTGGACGTAGTTTATTTACTCCATCAGTATCTTCAATAACAGATGTAACAAGAACAACGGCTTGTAGTTTAAAAAACTTTCGTAATTTCATTGACCAACAAAATTCAGCAACACTTTCTTCAAGAtgatttggattttttttccaaatttcagATATCATCCACAGATcagtaaaaacaatttttgtataaaaattgcaatcattaacaattgcttctataattatttttaaaaaccgaTCATGTGTttctttatcaaaataatccaAATCCAATAGCAAATATTTCCAGGGCCATTCTTTAGTCAATagtgaaattaatatttctttatttgaaatgaaaaatttatttttgttgtcttCTGTCATATGCGCCAAGagagaattaaataaattacaagtgTGTCGGTTTGGATTTATATGACCCTATATCTCATGTCTCGATCTTTTAATAGATCTCCAGCAAGTGGTAcaattatcttatttttatcatcttgactgagtttgttgatgaaatatttaacacCTACATTGTTGGCTTTTTTAACACTGTATCTAAGTGCATCTATTTCGGTGATTTTATATGGTACTATTGACTGATTCCCTGGATCAATGAATTGCATCCAGTATCGCTGAATAAATTTCCGATCTTCTTCATGAATGTCATAGAATCTGTATTCAAGATTGAGTTTAATTACGCTTTTCTCATAGTCTGAATATTTGTTCCATATACTGTGGATAACATCCTCAAGGCAATATGTACATGCTTCAAGAAACAAGAATGGTATCATACCTGGTAtactaacattttttttactaatattgtaaatatttaaaaatgttttcacTTCATCTACTCTTCCAAAACAATCAAATTCAATGTATTTACCAAAAACGTCAAGTCTAGGAAATgacttatatttaaataaaccacTCCATTTTATTGATGTACGTACAAGatattctaataaattttctccaaCTGGTCTCATAACATAtagtaaatcattttttattgcatcAGGTAATTTCATTGAATCAACTTGGTCACATATATCGATAAGCCATTTTCTCATTTTCCTCTGGAATATACTATAAGGAAGAAACTTCAATTCGATTTTATTCTTTGTGACAAAATTACATATTCTAGTAATCATTGGACGACCTAGCCATATATTTGCAGCTACTTGAATTGATGctatttgttgtaaatttgtatctagtttaaattttatatccatGATGGATTTCTTgtttatgttaatttaaaacaatatacaaaaagaaagTATCATTATAACCTTAAACAATCACTGGGTTTCACATGTGTTGATGTGTGTCAGTGTGTcacttaaataaatattattttgcgattgatatttataaaaaaaaagagagagaaagagaatgACATAAAATCAAACAGAGATGGGCATCACGCCATCATCCATAAAGTGGCGTTGGACTTGGACTGCGTTGGACTGGTTGGACATTTATACAATCACGATGTTgacatatgtatatttatacctatatgaaaattggaaatacaccttgataaaatttcaacaatacacaaaatatttcctcaaaaataaaattcacaaaaaattaattgaaacatGCATAAAAACATTAACTGATTTTCGTATGTTaaattctttaatttattttttcaacattgatGTTAATTATTTGGTCATTGgttgttaatttaatcatttaaaaaagtaaaaacctGGTCCTTTTTTCATGTCTATTGTTTTTCTGGATATAAACGCACTCAGATTCAAACAAACATATTGATTTGGAATATTTCAAGCAACTTTTAAGTTTGCCAGTTGGCTCTCCAGCCAGCAACAGGTAAATGATTAACTTCATGTTTCcaatctgaaaaaaatatgtgattttaaactaataattttacattatcaatttttaaatctaaaaacaTTTACTAATTACAACCACTTACTACTTTTTTGTAACAATTCATACAACGATTCAAagtctttatttattatactatcAAAATGCTTCATTGTCTGCAAtgccaaattatttttgttaccaGTTGCCCAGTATTTTTTGTCACTCATCTGATTATATGTTATCGTACGAGGGCCAAGTTTGTTGACAATTAacttataaatcattttttcatttcccaATTGTGCACTTATTATTAATCCGTAATaatacgaaataaaaaatgcctTTAAAATATCCAAATATTGAGCATCTTTCTTCAaagcaatataaatttttttatcttcaataactggataaattaaatatttttcatcacgaAAACGATAGACAATCTCTTCAAAATATTCACTTTCCAAATAAttgcttttttcatttttaaaaatacttgctAAAGATGCTCcaattgaaatttcaaatcCACACATTTGTTTTgctagaaaaaattcaaataaaaatgtaaatttatatgcaaataaaattatttcaaactagaaaaaataaatttataaatttacttaattgTCCGCCAAAAAATAGAGATTCTTTTTTGCTAAGTGTGATTCATCAATATAACGATCAAGTATCAATGCAAGACGATCTTCATTCAATGAACTCAATCTCAACGCTCTGATAGCTGAATAATTTGCATAGATATGTAAAGTAACAAACAAGATGTACAAAAACATAAAGTACCTAAAAGAAAAGACAACaaacattataattataataatatattgtacCTTTAGATGTTATTAAATAGTAATTCCGTGTCATGCTTACGTTGAAGGAACCACAGAAAGTAGAAAAATACCAAAAGTTGAAGCAACCAAGCGTCTCTTGGCTTCCATCTTTTGCTGAGACCTcgcaaatattattattaagagcctatctacaaaaatatataattaaataaataaataattgttttatttaacaaataaagtaCCTGATGTTGAGTAAGAGCAGCTCGTGTAGCTCCACCAGCTACAGATACAACTGCTTTCATATTTGTTGATAGACAAAGTATAATTGTTGTGTAAGATGTAGCATAATAAAGTAACATTAATTCAAGCTCCATTGCAAGATCATTTAATACATCAGCAAATAGTCTCCATTTTTCACACTGTGAATCAAGTTGAGTActgcaaaaatataaatttaaaattgtaaattataaatgacaagatgttgatttaaaataatttactattaGTTTACCCAGTTTGCCAAGAAAATACAATACGTCCAATCATTCCAGTACCATCTTTTAATATCCATGCTATTGTTGCTGCTTATGAAGTTTTATTTGTGTTACCAACACCAACTTTTCCAGTATTGAATAAGTCGTTATATTTCCAAGTATTTTACTTGCAAATAcctgtatttaaattaattttactaacATTTATTTAAGGACAATTGAGTGTGATAAATTTACCTGTACAGCTGTATCCCATATTTGATAGGCAACATAGTCAGAATGAACACTGTGTGGAAATCCTtcaggtaaaaatatttcttaaagTGTTGATTTGACATTGTGAATGGAAGTCAGAGTATTCAATATTGATGTGTGTGATgtttcagatattttttttttttgtctttaaaaaatttaaaacacacAGTGTCATTAAGTAgttaaacaacaatatcattattaataaaaagtatGTTACCTGATTTAAACATAACATTTTCTTGTTTACTGTCAGAataaatttcttgaaaaaataattgttgatcaaATCTTTTTGTGGTGCTCGCattttgttattgatttaattaacaGCGAGACATTTATTGAAGAACAGTTTAGAGCTACAGGTGCTTAGATATTTAGATcaaagatattttattgttattgtttttgttatttcaaaacAATAACATCATGTGAATCATATGGTTTGGCAGTTGGCACAACACGTGGTAACTGGAAGTTTTACAAATTACAACATTGCTTTAAGGCGCCTTTACAAATCGTATGATGGAAATGATACTTTATACCTAAACGTCGAAAAAcacaataaatcaataaagtAAGTGTTTAATTGGAGatgataattagaaaaaagtgatgctaaatatattaaatatattatactaaTGTCTTtgatttggtattttttaattgacgaaATTTACCtgttaaaattatctttttctaCGCATGACACTGCGCACTATAATGAGTAAAGTTGATaaagcattattattatctaagtTCTAATAGCTGTTCTGGCTGTTCCTAAGTTCTAATTTGATATCataaagttgttttttttttctataaataaaaacaactgaCACTactcttttataattttaaacgaTCCTGAATGAATCAAATCTcatgattaaatataatattttaacattggaataattaaaaaatatttcaaatgtttgttaaaaaaattatgtttttataaatatatataatatacaatttatgaAATAGTTTTAGTACGATTTGATATTTGTACCGAAGGTAAAggtaaaggtaaaaaaaaaaaaaagtaaactgTTGTTTgctttaaatttcaataatttattcagatggaaattagaaaaaaattcaattcgaAATATATAATGTATTGGATGTtttcgaaaatatatttaaaatgtgcttccgaatgaaatttttttatgagatctagaatgtaataataatattatcaatatatataatcaagaATATTCTTGACATGATTTGCTTTCCCTTCACAacaactttatatttttgttcatgAATATAGATATAagaataacatttatttaaatgtttttttaatttcaataatttcttcagatgaaaattgaaagaaagtcaatatataatttaaatgatttggatttttattaatatatcttGTAAGACATACTTcgaaatgatgattttttacgAGGTTTTGTTTCAATTGTTCTTGAAAACTATGATcgaattcaaaaattaaaaataatttttgaataaaccaTTCAAAACAAGTTTCATGTATATTTAACACACGACATAAAAGATTACTAAAACCAATACCAGCtgtaaaatcttttttaaattgtgttaTTTGAACATGATCATTATCAAaacacaaatttaaaaatctattaaaGTTTTCAAACTGCTCGGAGAGTAATAATCGATCACGAATTATACCGTTTGATAGTAATAATGGCATTATACCGTTTGATAGTAATAATGGCATTACTAATAatgctttaaataattttctttcttcatcattttgaagtatatttttcatataaagaTCAACAACTTCATATTGACGTCTGTCAATAAATTTgttgcaatatttttcaaagccTTTACAAATTTCTGGACGTAGTTTAATCATTCCATCAGTATCATCAATAACAGATGTGACAAGAGTAACCGCTTCTAATTTAAACATCATTGGTTTTTCCAATGACCAACAAATTTCAGCAATACTTTCTTTAAAAcgatttggattttttttccaaatttcagTTATCATCCACAGATCAGTATAgacagtttttttataaaaatgaaaatcatcaataattgtttctacaataattttaatcatccAATAATATGTttctttatcaaaataatctaAATTTAATAGCAAATATTTCCAGGGCCATTCTATAATCAATAGCGAAATTATTCTCTAcctaaaatggaaaatatatttttccgtCTTCTATCATTTgtgacaaacaaaaaacaaaatacgaATGTGTTGTTTTTCATATCTAGAAATTCTGTTTCCTATGAATTGATGTTGGAATAGTTTTTGAGCAAATGGTACAATTATCCTACTTTTAATATCTTGTTCAAGTTTgttcataaaatattcaaaacccACATTGTTGGCTATTTTATAACAGTTTCCAAGTGGATCTATTACAGAGATTTCAGATGGTAATTTTGACTGATAGTTATCAAGAAATTGCAGCCAGTATTCCTGAACTATATGCATATCGCTTTTACCAATTATAAGTTGGCtactaaaaattacaaatcgaatattagattttatttttgctgaaCATTTGTTCCATATACTGTAGATAACATTCTCAAGGCAATATGTACATgcttcaaaaaacaaaaatagcaAACCAACATTTTCATTAgcattattgtaaatatttaaaaatgtttttacttCATCTACTTTACCAAAACAATCAAATTCAatgtatttacaataaatggTTAATAATCCAGGGAATGACTGTTCTCTTATAAAACATTTCCATCTTATATTTATACGTTTAAAGTAatccaataaattttctcCAATCGGTTTTGTAACATACAGTAAATCTTTTTTCATTGCATCAGGTAATTTCATTGAATCAACTTgttcaaatatatttgtaataagcCATTCTCTCATTTGCTTCTTGAATCcattaaaaaagatatactCGG
This sequence is a window from Aphidius gifuensis isolate YNYX2018 unplaced genomic scaffold, ASM1490517v1 Contig14, whole genome shotgun sequence. Protein-coding genes within it:
- the LOC122860010 gene encoding transferrin-like translates to MIDDEKQETYSNMCALCEKPEVCDYPDKYSGYEGALKCLTQNGGDIAWTKVLYVKRYFGLPIGKTTVSPSVEKASDYMYFCPDGTKISIDATTKPCTWAARPWQGYMANGQIKDVDAVQKELSELGVIGENKIKLGSAYAKSNFIAAKISALHFLTSASVNTPFE